A single Kitasatospora kifunensis DNA region contains:
- a CDS encoding DsbA family protein, whose amino-acid sequence MSEKDQEGKRSARERMHQERAARQARLKRNKRFLIAGSVLMTIAVTVGVGAYARTRHAKPQGPVTAPAGAIGPEGLVVTDGSADAPSTLTVYEDPRCPACGQFEKQFVTTVNQLEDQGKLRGNYHLVSFIDRHGNGSGSKNAANALACAQDAGHFRAFHDVLYKNQPPETTDPWADRAKLLDLAKQVQGLDSATFESCVGSNRYGGWVSANQQDFDKTGYSSTPTLLLNGKPIYPKNGDEKISPDSLVKWVDSANEGKTTGVTTPPPAASPTANAETSSP is encoded by the coding sequence ATGAGTGAGAAGGACCAAGAAGGCAAGCGCAGCGCCCGAGAACGGATGCACCAGGAGCGAGCCGCCCGACAAGCAAGACTCAAGCGCAACAAGCGGTTTCTGATCGCAGGCTCGGTCCTCATGACCATCGCGGTCACGGTCGGCGTCGGGGCCTACGCCCGGACCCGGCACGCCAAACCACAGGGCCCGGTGACGGCGCCGGCCGGCGCCATCGGGCCCGAAGGCCTGGTGGTCACAGACGGTTCGGCCGATGCCCCCTCCACCCTGACCGTCTACGAGGACCCGCGCTGCCCGGCCTGCGGCCAGTTCGAGAAGCAGTTCGTCACCACCGTCAACCAGCTCGAGGACCAGGGCAAGCTGCGTGGGAACTACCACCTGGTCTCCTTCATCGACCGGCACGGCAACGGCAGCGGCTCCAAGAACGCGGCCAACGCGCTCGCCTGTGCCCAGGACGCCGGCCACTTCCGGGCCTTTCACGACGTGCTCTACAAGAACCAGCCCCCCGAGACCACCGACCCCTGGGCGGACCGGGCCAAACTGCTCGACCTGGCCAAGCAAGTGCAGGGCCTTGACAGTGCGACGTTCGAAAGCTGTGTCGGGAGCAACCGCTACGGAGGCTGGGTATCGGCGAACCAGCAGGACTTCGACAAGACCGGCTACTCCTCCACCCCCACCCTCCTGCTCAACGGCAAGCCGATCTACCCGAAGAACGGCGACGAGAAGATCTCGCCCGACAGCCTGGTGAAATGGGTCGACTCGGCAAACGAGGGCAAGACGACCGGCGTCACCACCCCGCCGCCCGCGGCGAGTCCCACCGCAAACGCTGAGACGTCATCACCGTAG
- a CDS encoding transposase — MSKLTEWAESLSLSAGGRKLVGKAGIVPVRRLADKVGLTDALSTALVRRDFHPVHDRGQVLVSAACAVLLGVRSIAGITVMRQMALVLGRPASASTLYRTLDAIGPVQLAKITSVRAKVRSRVHDLLDLRRGGFPWIRVDGRELTGWSVLDIDASFVPAHSEKEGAEPHRKGFGNRVQALPDPG; from the coding sequence GTGTCGAAGCTTACCGAGTGGGCGGAGAGCCTGTCATTGTCGGCGGGTGGGCGGAAACTGGTGGGCAAGGCGGGGATCGTGCCGGTGCGTCGCCTGGCCGACAAGGTCGGGCTGACCGACGCGCTCAGCACTGCGCTGGTGCGCCGGGACTTCCACCCTGTCCATGACCGGGGCCAGGTGCTGGTGTCGGCGGCGTGTGCGGTGTTGCTGGGGGTGCGGTCGATCGCCGGGATCACGGTGATGCGGCAGATGGCGCTGGTGCTCGGGCGGCCGGCCTCGGCCTCGACGCTGTACCGGACGCTGGACGCGATCGGACCGGTCCAACTCGCGAAGATCACCTCAGTGCGGGCGAAGGTCCGCTCTCGTGTCCATGATCTGCTGGACCTGCGCCGGGGCGGGTTCCCGTGGATACGCGTGGACGGGCGGGAGCTGACCGGCTGGAGCGTGCTGGACATCGACGCCTCCTTCGTCCCCGCCCACTCCGAGAAGGAGGGCGCCGAGCCGCACCGCAAGGGATTTGGGAACCGCGTCCAGGCCCTGCCCGACCCCGGCTGA
- a CDS encoding isopeptide-forming domain-containing fimbrial protein: protein MAPRAQLRTNPGTPGMPQAGMPVYFENFDNLPATGTGSTVDVTTYSGGVAADNETYTASPGWHGGNCMGWLLSANSTPGPAAADPCMTPGSDPAYSTNLLASQSMATALGEFQGETPTQAMDNHAVTGFTGYNGANLPSPPGGGVVVQTSPNTIPATPGHYYDISANFAAVDYVGGGAGCDYSDPQMMFSLLNGSTAIPLNSTPLDPCTAPGNKDIAVNGGNIRVATLLSNALHWTGGATMGMQLVDQNTATGGNDYAFDNPQIVDVTPQLDKSFSPASVPVGGSSALTFTITNTSELGAKTGWSFNDNLPTGLTLTGTSSTTCANATVTAPSGGTGVQVTGDLSQGMASCTVTVHVTSPATGTFTNGPSNVTANGLNPPGGSAVTFNQQLAINKTSAPAGPVSHGSVVTYTVTLSNPANTPYTGATFTDNLSGVLDVATLTGTPTATAGSVTVSGTNLTWNGNVPANGTVTVTYQVTVK, encoded by the coding sequence GTGGCTCCGCGTGCCCAGCTGCGCACCAATCCCGGTACCCCGGGCATGCCCCAGGCTGGAATGCCGGTGTACTTCGAGAACTTCGACAACCTGCCGGCGACGGGGACGGGGTCCACGGTCGACGTCACCACCTACAGCGGTGGCGTGGCGGCCGACAACGAGACGTACACGGCTAGCCCTGGATGGCACGGCGGGAACTGCATGGGCTGGCTGCTCTCGGCGAACTCCACCCCTGGCCCGGCGGCAGCCGACCCGTGCATGACGCCAGGTTCCGACCCCGCCTACTCCACCAACTTGCTCGCGTCACAGTCGATGGCTACCGCGCTGGGCGAGTTCCAGGGTGAGACGCCCACGCAGGCGATGGACAACCATGCCGTCACCGGCTTCACCGGCTACAACGGCGCTAACCTACCCAGTCCGCCTGGTGGCGGTGTTGTGGTACAGACGTCCCCGAACACGATTCCGGCGACGCCTGGCCACTACTACGACATCAGCGCCAACTTCGCGGCGGTGGACTACGTTGGGGGTGGGGCTGGTTGTGACTACTCCGACCCGCAGATGATGTTCTCGCTGCTGAACGGGTCGACGGCGATCCCGCTGAACTCGACGCCGCTGGACCCGTGCACCGCGCCCGGGAACAAGGACATCGCTGTCAATGGCGGGAACATCCGCGTGGCCACGCTGCTGTCGAACGCCCTGCATTGGACCGGTGGGGCGACGATGGGAATGCAACTGGTCGATCAGAATACCGCTACCGGGGGTAACGACTACGCGTTCGACAACCCGCAGATCGTGGACGTGACCCCGCAACTGGACAAGTCCTTCAGCCCGGCCTCCGTCCCCGTGGGCGGCAGCTCCGCGTTGACCTTCACCATCACCAACACCAGCGAGCTGGGCGCCAAGACCGGCTGGTCGTTCAACGACAACCTGCCGACCGGCTTGACCCTGACCGGCACGTCCTCGACCACGTGCGCGAACGCGACGGTCACCGCCCCCTCCGGAGGCACCGGTGTCCAGGTCACCGGCGACCTGAGCCAGGGCATGGCCTCGTGCACGGTTACCGTGCACGTCACCTCCCCGGCCACCGGCACCTTCACCAACGGCCCGAGCAACGTCACCGCTAACGGCCTGAACCCGCCGGGCGGCTCCGCGGTGACCTTCAATCAGCAGCTGGCCATCAACAAGACCTCCGCCCCGGCCGGACCAGTCTCCCACGGCAGCGTGGTCACCTACACGGTCACCCTCTCCAACCCCGCCAACACCCCCTACACCGGCGCCACGTTCACGGACAACCTCTCCGGCGTACTGGACGTGGCCACGCTCACCGGAACCCCCACCGCCACGGCAGGCTCCGTGACCGTCTCCGGCACCAACCTGACGTGGAACGGAAACGTGCCCGCCAACGGAACCGTCACCGTCACCTACCAGGTAACCGTCAAGTAG
- a CDS encoding protease pro-enzyme activation domain-containing protein gives MRSRLVTVAITAVAVLLAPAAAPCQVAFAEGGATPLRVVVPGTTVPELARSQKLGEVPADQQISVDLCLRLRNTADLDHFLQAVATPGTQEYGHYLTPEQFTARFGPTQAAVEQVKAYLTAQGLVVSDVSANRQVIKAHGAATQIAAAFDTHEQTYRDPKAQLTFFANDSAASLPGDIAEIVQGVSGLNNHTVQTPHLAKADTNRARAADATPFGYGPAQYDGAYHLDQLGTDGTGTTVALWEFDGYASSNLQAYDTQFGLTGPAVTTVSVDGANYDSAPGKGQGEVELDSEVLRGVAPKATQLVYEAPNNDLGAIDMATQIVTENRVSVLSISWGSCEADSTPSSMMAEDNSFRQASAQGISIFSASGDDGSRDCTATTSGPNVEAVDFPASDPFVTATGGTDLQLTGDSYASESAWGSSGGGTSTVFAQPSWQNGTNVAGAMRTVPDVASNADPYSGFAIYTTGSWQLVGGTSAAAPLWSGFTALYNQKAPAAGKPVLGQANPKLYAIANSADYGAAFHDVTAGANQDFSAGPRYDQVTGWGSPNADRLAAALLAGDTITLANPGSQVNAADSAIDLQINATDSSTGQTLTYSATGLPPGLSIDPSTGLISGTPTTTGDFTVTVTATDTIGSAGTTTFNWTIAPVFPVPMTGPAIGAVTVAALTGAALRRMRRRAPAVSGL, from the coding sequence ATGCGTTCGCGTCTTGTCACCGTAGCCATCACAGCTGTGGCCGTCTTGTTGGCGCCGGCGGCCGCGCCCTGCCAGGTGGCCTTCGCCGAGGGCGGTGCGACGCCCCTCAGGGTGGTGGTGCCCGGCACCACGGTTCCCGAGTTGGCGCGTTCACAGAAACTGGGGGAGGTGCCGGCCGACCAACAGATCTCGGTGGACCTCTGCCTGAGGCTACGCAATACCGCCGATCTGGACCACTTCCTCCAGGCGGTCGCCACACCGGGCACACAGGAGTACGGGCACTACCTGACGCCGGAGCAGTTCACCGCTCGATTCGGCCCCACCCAGGCGGCTGTTGAACAGGTCAAGGCATACCTGACCGCACAGGGCCTGGTGGTCTCCGACGTCAGTGCCAACCGCCAGGTGATCAAGGCACACGGTGCCGCCACACAGATCGCCGCGGCCTTTGACACTCACGAGCAGACCTACCGGGATCCGAAGGCGCAACTCACCTTCTTCGCGAACGACAGCGCCGCTTCGTTGCCCGGGGACATCGCGGAGATCGTTCAGGGCGTGTCCGGGCTGAACAACCACACCGTACAAACCCCTCACCTGGCCAAGGCGGACACGAACCGGGCGCGCGCAGCGGACGCGACCCCGTTCGGCTACGGGCCGGCCCAGTACGACGGTGCCTACCACCTCGACCAACTGGGCACCGACGGCACCGGCACGACAGTGGCACTGTGGGAGTTCGACGGCTACGCATCCTCCAATCTTCAGGCCTACGACACGCAGTTCGGCCTGACCGGGCCGGCCGTCACCACCGTCTCGGTGGACGGCGCCAACTACGACTCCGCCCCGGGCAAGGGCCAGGGCGAGGTCGAACTGGACAGCGAGGTCCTGCGCGGCGTCGCACCCAAGGCGACCCAGCTCGTCTACGAGGCTCCGAACAACGACCTCGGCGCCATCGACATGGCCACCCAGATCGTCACGGAGAACCGGGTATCGGTGCTCTCCATCTCCTGGGGTTCCTGTGAGGCCGACAGCACGCCCTCCTCGATGATGGCCGAGGACAACTCCTTCAGGCAGGCCAGCGCACAGGGCATCAGCATCTTCAGCGCCTCCGGGGACGACGGCTCGCGAGACTGCACCGCCACCACGAGCGGCCCGAACGTGGAGGCAGTCGACTTCCCGGCCTCGGACCCCTTCGTAACCGCCACCGGCGGCACCGACCTGCAACTGACCGGGGACTCCTACGCGTCGGAGAGCGCTTGGGGCAGCTCGGGCGGCGGTACGTCCACCGTGTTCGCCCAGCCCTCCTGGCAGAACGGCACGAACGTGGCCGGCGCGATGCGCACCGTCCCGGACGTCGCCTCCAACGCCGACCCTTACAGTGGCTTCGCGATCTACACGACGGGGAGCTGGCAGCTCGTCGGCGGTACCAGTGCCGCCGCCCCGCTGTGGTCGGGATTCACCGCGCTGTACAACCAGAAGGCCCCGGCGGCGGGCAAGCCGGTCCTGGGCCAGGCCAATCCCAAGCTGTACGCGATCGCCAACAGCGCCGACTACGGTGCCGCGTTCCATGACGTGACCGCGGGCGCCAACCAGGACTTCAGTGCGGGCCCGCGCTATGACCAGGTCACCGGCTGGGGATCGCCGAACGCCGACCGGCTGGCCGCCGCCCTGCTGGCCGGCGACACGATCACGCTCGCAAATCCCGGAAGCCAGGTCAATGCCGCCGACAGCGCGATCGACCTGCAAATCAACGCCACCGACAGCTCTACCGGGCAGACCCTGACCTACTCCGCGACCGGACTGCCACCTGGGCTGTCGATCGATCCCTCGACCGGACTGATCTCCGGCACCCCGACCACCACGGGAGACTTCACCGTCACCGTGACCGCCACGGACACCATCGGCTCCGCCGGCACCACCACGTTCAACTGGACGATCGCACCGGTCTTCCCGGTCCCCATGACCGGCCCTGCCATCGGCGCCGTGACGGTGGCCGCTTTGACCGGCGCCGCCCTGCGCCGCATGCGTCGCCGCGCTCCAGCGGTCAGTGGGTTGTGA
- a CDS encoding beta strand repeat-containing protein gives MVPALSLAAVGLAAAPASAAGTASVSVSPSSATVTSGTTETYTMTVSCSVTGGCTGTTVTFPTTTLTGDGSTTDFGSWFGNSSCASVTESAVPGTVTYTYGNIPTGTSQCTFTVTPPAWTTLNNTVATLTPTINGTNFSSSAGPSAALTVTAVHSSALRKASSVGSVLQGGKFNFAVYFYCGTAAGALGASSFSISDTLPTNLTVTSDEVISPGSTGTLSLSGGVLTYTDSTGADCTNAGYVEIEIDGTATTAGVPDAPGSTISNTATATETYLDGTPASFTSSTSNVQVVQRVVPNPFLAKTASTDSYSNQGYYKFNGVQYQTTYPGNWDGTNDTSTYAIQLTTGYAAAGFVYGVQDPLPCLSNLSSGVYSSNAPGTVCADPAWIPTRVVAGRFTPTSADSITLLLSNGTTQTVAYSNGGWTIPAGLSVSEIDFPPFPEEANNAANPIGFALQGYAASTVTTPGLLTNTVTVNIYDQSNTTTPLAPLETNPASILVESANNSIIYPAVSATNEGGCVEQAAVQTGLEMPTAPNSAIYIDYLAPVGASVTSSLTQVFSVVQVQGAGGFAVPGGNSYSATVTGTSTPNYNGTGRTLYQWIFPAGTILKPGDYNIAAAVNVNLGAGCDGTFNNDLTAGYGTQLTACQTPGGAVPTNPSADSDLQSNGSPVANNYCGASAPLTVAAIDPAFSVDKTVQGNLDASPVSAGGIGDVSPTGGTATYNVTFTNTGQSNLTNPVMYDLLPAVGDTDATSTTARGSQFPVTLTGVGPVPAGVTVSYSTATNPCRPEVLATNPGCVSNWTTTLPSPLSSVTALKFVYTGTVYVSGGAGINSFSIPITVSTPISTPGNVAWNTVGTTADAGTGGAALAPAESSRTGLKADNAAPTVTKTVVSPTTPVTAAGQTVTYSFTVTNTTAVTLTGVTVNDTQSAPAGPLASGPTCQQLTGPAATCSGSSATLAPGQSATFTATYTTTAADIDHGGINDSATATGTPPTGGAITGPASSATVPVATLHIAKTVTPPGPANSGQVLTYTITVTNPGTATYTGATITDNMAGTLDQGTLTGTPTASTGTATITGTNLTWTGDVPAGATATITYQVTVN, from the coding sequence ATGGTGCCGGCACTGTCGCTGGCGGCCGTGGGCCTGGCGGCCGCGCCGGCCAGCGCCGCCGGCACGGCGAGTGTGAGCGTCAGCCCGTCGTCGGCGACGGTCACCAGCGGCACCACCGAGACGTACACGATGACGGTGTCCTGCAGCGTCACCGGCGGCTGCACGGGAACGACGGTGACGTTCCCGACCACGACGCTCACCGGTGACGGCAGCACCACCGACTTCGGCTCGTGGTTCGGCAACTCCTCGTGCGCGTCGGTGACCGAGTCGGCGGTACCGGGCACCGTCACCTACACCTATGGGAACATTCCGACCGGCACTTCGCAGTGCACCTTCACGGTGACCCCGCCGGCTTGGACCACGTTGAACAACACGGTGGCGACGCTCACCCCGACGATCAACGGCACGAACTTCTCGTCGAGCGCGGGTCCGTCGGCTGCGTTGACGGTGACGGCTGTCCACTCGTCCGCTCTGAGGAAGGCCAGCAGCGTCGGCTCCGTTCTGCAAGGAGGCAAGTTCAACTTCGCGGTCTACTTCTATTGCGGCACCGCTGCGGGTGCGCTGGGCGCGTCCTCGTTCAGCATCAGCGACACGCTCCCGACCAACCTCACCGTGACCTCGGACGAGGTCATCTCCCCTGGAAGCACGGGAACGTTGTCGCTGTCGGGCGGAGTGCTGACCTACACCGACTCGACCGGAGCGGATTGCACCAACGCGGGCTACGTCGAGATCGAGATCGACGGGACCGCGACCACGGCCGGGGTGCCGGACGCGCCTGGGAGCACGATCAGCAATACCGCCACCGCCACGGAGACCTACCTGGACGGCACGCCGGCGAGCTTCACGTCCAGCACCTCGAACGTCCAGGTCGTGCAGCGGGTGGTCCCGAACCCGTTCCTGGCTAAGACCGCCAGCACCGACTCGTACTCGAACCAGGGGTACTACAAGTTCAACGGGGTGCAATACCAGACCACGTACCCGGGGAACTGGGACGGGACGAACGACACCAGCACGTACGCGATTCAGCTGACCACCGGATACGCGGCCGCCGGGTTCGTCTACGGCGTGCAGGACCCGCTACCGTGCCTGAGCAATCTCAGCAGCGGAGTGTACTCGTCTAACGCCCCTGGAACGGTCTGTGCGGACCCGGCGTGGATCCCCACGCGTGTCGTCGCCGGCAGGTTCACGCCGACGTCGGCGGACTCCATCACTCTGCTCTTGAGTAACGGGACCACCCAGACGGTTGCGTATTCGAACGGCGGTTGGACGATCCCCGCCGGGCTGTCGGTATCGGAGATCGACTTCCCGCCGTTCCCGGAGGAGGCCAACAACGCCGCAAACCCGATTGGTTTCGCGCTCCAAGGGTACGCCGCTTCCACGGTCACCACGCCCGGGCTGCTGACGAACACGGTCACCGTCAACATCTACGACCAAAGCAACACTACGACGCCGCTGGCCCCGCTCGAGACCAACCCCGCATCCATCCTGGTGGAGAGTGCCAACAACTCGATCATCTATCCGGCCGTCAGCGCGACCAACGAGGGCGGCTGCGTCGAGCAGGCGGCTGTGCAGACAGGGTTGGAGATGCCGACCGCGCCCAACAGCGCTATCTACATCGACTACCTGGCCCCGGTCGGCGCATCAGTCACCTCAAGCCTGACGCAGGTGTTCTCGGTCGTCCAGGTGCAGGGCGCCGGTGGCTTCGCCGTGCCCGGAGGCAATTCCTACAGCGCGACAGTGACCGGGACCTCGACGCCGAACTACAACGGCACCGGCCGCACCTTGTACCAGTGGATCTTCCCCGCTGGCACGATCCTCAAGCCCGGTGACTACAACATCGCAGCCGCTGTGAACGTGAACCTCGGCGCAGGCTGTGACGGCACCTTCAACAACGACCTGACCGCCGGCTACGGCACCCAGCTGACCGCCTGTCAGACTCCGGGCGGCGCGGTCCCGACCAACCCGTCCGCGGACAGTGACCTGCAATCCAACGGCTCCCCGGTCGCGAACAACTACTGCGGGGCCTCCGCCCCGCTGACCGTCGCGGCGATCGACCCGGCGTTCTCGGTGGACAAGACGGTGCAGGGCAACCTGGACGCCTCGCCCGTCTCGGCGGGGGGAATCGGTGACGTCAGCCCCACCGGGGGCACGGCCACGTACAACGTGACGTTCACCAACACCGGCCAGTCGAACCTGACCAACCCGGTGATGTACGACCTGCTCCCGGCGGTGGGCGACACCGATGCGACCTCGACCACGGCGCGCGGCTCACAGTTTCCGGTCACCCTGACCGGGGTCGGGCCGGTGCCGGCGGGCGTGACCGTCTCCTACTCGACGGCGACCAACCCGTGCCGCCCCGAGGTGCTGGCGACCAACCCCGGGTGCGTCAGCAACTGGACGACCACACTGCCCTCCCCGCTCTCCTCGGTCACGGCGCTCAAATTCGTCTACACCGGCACCGTGTACGTCTCCGGCGGCGCCGGGATCAACAGCTTCTCGATCCCGATCACCGTGTCCACCCCGATCAGCACGCCGGGCAACGTGGCCTGGAACACCGTGGGCACCACCGCCGACGCCGGCACCGGCGGAGCGGCGCTGGCCCCGGCCGAGTCCTCCCGCACCGGCCTCAAGGCCGACAACGCGGCCCCGACGGTGACCAAGACCGTGGTCAGCCCGACGACCCCGGTCACCGCGGCCGGGCAGACGGTCACCTACAGCTTCACGGTGACCAACACCACCGCCGTCACCCTGACCGGCGTCACCGTCAACGACACCCAGAGCGCCCCGGCAGGCCCCCTGGCCTCCGGTCCGACCTGCCAGCAGCTGACCGGTCCGGCCGCAACGTGCTCGGGGTCCTCCGCCACCCTCGCACCGGGCCAGTCGGCCACCTTCACCGCCACCTACACCACCACCGCGGCCGACATCGACCACGGCGGCATCAACGACTCGGCCACCGCTACCGGCACCCCGCCCACCGGAGGCGCGATCACAGGACCGGCGTCGAGCGCCACCGTCCCGGTCGCCACACTGCACATCGCCAAGACGGTCACCCCGCCCGGCCCGGCCAACTCCGGCCAGGTGCTGACCTACACCATCACCGTCACCAACCCCGGCACCGCCACCTACACCGGGGCGACCATCACCGACAACATGGCCGGCACCCTCGACCAGGGCACCCTGACCGGCACCCCGACCGCCAGCACCGGCACCGCCACCATCACCGGCACCAACCTGACCTGGACCGGAGACGTGCCCGCCGGCGCCACCGCCACCATCACCTACCAAGTCACCGTCAACTAG
- the wecB gene encoding non-hydrolyzing UDP-N-acetylglucosamine 2-epimerase, which produces MTNRHEIAVVLGARPEITKLARVVRGLGEGTGIISTAQPDGELSEEFLLRALGLPQARLSLPGLGGSSRGVHIAKGIGRLVQYFEARRPRLVIVHGDTETAAAGAQAGNYCGIPVLHVGAGLRSYNRDRPEETNRRIVSVLADIHCTPTVYNASNLLAEGVGAEQIRVTGDPVVESTLEAAPCTVASRETLNAYGLAGGDFILATIHHPESTDNVLRLERTLRELASLPLPVVFPVHPRTAARVLEFGLEPLMDKLRHIPPLDHTAFLALAGSARLLISDSDGVLEECTILKKPVIILHDSTGRPEAVFAGFAVRAVRGEIIEKALDILADEYLSVNLKSVASPFGDGRATARIVTIAAAMARGEIPPFTNLDHDFRLGYELPFMDR; this is translated from the coding sequence ATGACAAATCGGCATGAAATCGCGGTCGTACTGGGCGCGCGCCCGGAGATCACCAAGCTCGCGAGGGTCGTTCGAGGGCTCGGCGAAGGGACGGGGATTATCTCCACAGCACAGCCCGACGGGGAGCTGTCGGAGGAATTCCTTCTTCGGGCACTCGGTCTCCCCCAGGCCCGGCTCAGCCTGCCTGGGCTCGGCGGGTCGAGCCGGGGAGTCCACATCGCGAAAGGCATCGGCCGATTGGTTCAGTATTTCGAAGCTCGGCGGCCGAGGCTGGTGATCGTCCACGGCGACACGGAGACGGCTGCTGCCGGCGCCCAGGCGGGCAACTACTGCGGGATCCCGGTCCTGCATGTGGGCGCAGGGCTCCGCTCCTACAACCGTGACAGGCCGGAGGAGACCAACAGGAGGATCGTGTCAGTTCTGGCCGATATTCACTGCACGCCAACGGTCTACAATGCCAGCAATCTCTTGGCCGAGGGGGTTGGGGCGGAACAGATCCGGGTGACCGGGGACCCGGTGGTGGAGTCCACACTGGAGGCCGCTCCTTGCACGGTTGCGTCTCGGGAGACGCTGAACGCATACGGACTCGCCGGCGGTGACTTCATCCTCGCGACCATCCACCATCCGGAGAGCACCGACAACGTGTTGCGGCTCGAAAGGACCCTGAGGGAGCTGGCGTCCCTTCCTCTTCCGGTGGTCTTTCCGGTACACCCGCGGACGGCTGCCCGGGTTCTCGAGTTCGGCCTGGAACCCCTGATGGACAAGCTGCGACACATCCCGCCGCTCGATCACACGGCGTTTCTGGCGCTCGCCGGGTCGGCGCGCCTGCTGATCTCCGACTCAGACGGAGTACTGGAAGAGTGCACCATCCTCAAGAAGCCCGTGATCATTCTACATGATAGTACTGGGCGACCCGAAGCTGTTTTCGCCGGCTTCGCCGTCCGGGCCGTGCGCGGCGAAATCATCGAAAAAGCCTTGGACATCCTGGCCGACGAATATCTTTCAGTGAATCTGAAATCCGTGGCGAGCCCTTTTGGCGATGGCCGAGCGACTGCGCGGATCGTGACAATCGCAGCTGCCATGGCGCGAGGCGAGATTCCACCGTTCACCAACCTTGACCATGACTTCCGGCTCGGCTACGAGCTGCCCTTCATGGACAGGTGA
- a CDS encoding glycosyltransferase, translating to MSALEVCIVASLLLGLGFLWYVAVLVFVYLRATPDTPADPGVFTWHFLLPCRDEAAVIGETLDYLRSTFPQAVCWVVDDDSRDATASIVADIGQTDPAVRLVRRRMPHARSGKGDALNAGYRALCTELEAATDRESVIVCVVDADGRPSAGLLRVCAGSRLFGDATTGAAQVEVRMANRGESRPLPGRGTVTNLAAGLLARLQDIEFRCPISAMQMLRARSHTVNLGGNGQLVRLSALDALAGGAAAPWGNALLEDFEIGLRLMLAGLRIVYTTGAWVDQEGLWSLRTLLVQRTRWAQGSLQCLRYLPQIWKSANFTNSGLFEVTYFIVQPWLQVVGTVVYPVPLLVFIDNAVHFPAFTEAFLYNGGAAMLLLYLVIGVGEFAIWGFIYRQRCERHLSRRHALVIGLGMTAYAWLSYVIAWRAVARVVSGRTAWPKTPRNAELLRLQTLPGTSLAVGKSMASRLPE from the coding sequence GTGAGTGCGCTCGAGGTCTGTATCGTCGCTTCATTGCTGCTGGGATTAGGATTCCTGTGGTACGTCGCCGTATTGGTCTTCGTGTATCTGCGAGCCACTCCGGACACGCCGGCCGATCCGGGCGTTTTCACTTGGCACTTCTTGCTGCCCTGCCGCGATGAGGCCGCAGTGATCGGCGAGACTCTCGACTACCTGCGCAGCACGTTCCCGCAGGCTGTGTGCTGGGTGGTGGACGACGACTCACGCGATGCGACCGCCTCGATCGTCGCTGACATCGGCCAGACGGATCCGGCGGTGCGGCTGGTCAGGCGCCGTATGCCCCACGCCCGCAGCGGAAAAGGCGATGCACTCAATGCCGGCTACCGCGCACTGTGTACAGAGCTGGAGGCCGCGACCGATCGCGAGTCGGTCATCGTCTGCGTCGTGGATGCCGACGGGCGCCCCTCGGCCGGTCTGCTTCGGGTGTGCGCAGGTTCTCGTCTCTTCGGCGACGCGACGACCGGCGCGGCTCAAGTCGAGGTCCGCATGGCAAACCGCGGCGAAAGCAGGCCCCTGCCCGGCCGGGGCACGGTCACCAACCTCGCCGCAGGGCTCCTGGCCCGGCTGCAGGACATCGAATTCCGTTGCCCGATCTCCGCAATGCAAATGCTACGCGCACGCAGCCATACGGTGAACCTGGGCGGCAACGGACAGCTTGTGCGCCTGAGCGCCCTCGACGCACTGGCCGGTGGCGCCGCCGCGCCCTGGGGCAACGCCTTGTTGGAAGACTTTGAAATCGGGCTTCGGCTCATGCTTGCCGGCCTGCGCATCGTCTACACGACCGGCGCCTGGGTCGACCAGGAGGGCCTGTGGAGCCTGCGCACGCTGCTGGTGCAGCGCACTCGCTGGGCCCAGGGTTCCCTGCAGTGCCTGCGCTACCTCCCGCAGATCTGGAAGAGCGCCAACTTCACGAACAGCGGGCTGTTCGAAGTCACCTACTTCATCGTCCAACCCTGGCTGCAAGTGGTCGGTACAGTCGTCTATCCGGTGCCACTGCTTGTATTCATCGACAACGCGGTCCACTTTCCCGCTTTTACCGAGGCGTTCCTGTACAACGGCGGCGCGGCAATGCTGCTGCTCTACCTTGTGATCGGCGTCGGTGAATTCGCCATCTGGGGTTTCATCTACCGTCAGCGCTGTGAAAGACACCTCTCACGGCGCCATGCACTGGTGATCGGCCTGGGGATGACCGCCTATGCCTGGCTGAGCTACGTCATCGCCTGGCGGGCGGTCGCCCGCGTCGTCAGCGGGCGCACCGCCTGGCCCAAAACCCCGCGCAACGCCGAGCTGCTCCGCCTCCAAACCCTCCCGGGCACGTCGCTCGCCGTCGGGAAATCCATGGCCTCGCGTCTGCCCGAGTAG